One Curtobacterium sp. MCLR17_007 DNA window includes the following coding sequences:
- a CDS encoding XRE family transcriptional regulator: MLLDRSNELIRAAREDVGMSQTELARAAGMQQPTISAYESGRKQPRAESLARVLAAARMRPSIPLALRADAIRAAADDFHLSNVRVFGSAVRGEDTEHSDIDLLVTVGADASLFDLGGFADAVEQMTGFAVDLLTDDQVQDDHFAHVLEQAVPL; the protein is encoded by the coding sequence GTGCTGCTCGACCGGTCGAATGAGCTCATCCGCGCTGCCCGCGAAGACGTCGGCATGTCCCAGACGGAACTCGCGCGCGCAGCCGGCATGCAACAACCGACGATCTCGGCCTACGAGAGCGGCCGCAAGCAGCCTCGGGCCGAGTCCTTGGCCCGCGTCCTGGCCGCTGCCCGGATGCGGCCGAGCATCCCGCTCGCGCTCCGTGCAGACGCCATCCGGGCCGCTGCTGACGACTTCCACCTGTCGAACGTCCGGGTGTTCGGGTCAGCCGTCCGCGGCGAGGACACCGAGCACAGTGACATCGATCTGCTGGTGACGGTCGGCGCCGACGCATCGTTGTTCGACCTCGGCGGTTTCGCGGACGCCGTCGAACAGATGACGGGCTTCGCGGTGGACCTGCTGACGGACGACCAGGTACAGGACGACCACTTCGCCCATGTGCTCGAGCAGGCGGTGCCGCTGTGA
- a CDS encoding aminotransferase class I/II-fold pyridoxal phosphate-dependent enzyme, translated as MAHDEQDPVGTLRGVRTSIKWTRYAPDVLPLFVAEMDHEVAPEIRQALVERVQQSDLGYLDGPGPLAPAFARFAADRWGWELDPARVHLATDVSVGIVETLRLALPDGGRVAITPPVYPPFFELIDEARCQVEEVPLTERWGVYRLDLAGLERVFADGVRVFLLCNPHNPIGLVHDRADLEALAVLAARYDVLVVSDEIHAPLTHPGVQFTPFAAIAEPLGARSVCVTSASKGWNLAGVKCSVIVAGDARTAELLDTLWDEVACRTSILGLHANLAAFSLAVEWLDDVIDRIVANDRLLAKLLAEHLPGVVYARPRAGYLAWLDFRGLGLGDDPAVQLREHAYVALNSGMPFGTEGRGFARINLACSPDTLREAVLRIAAAYPSGAQEALVWHTV; from the coding sequence ATGGCGCACGACGAGCAAGACCCGGTCGGCACGCTCCGTGGGGTCCGCACCAGCATCAAGTGGACGCGCTACGCGCCGGACGTGCTGCCCCTGTTCGTCGCCGAGATGGACCACGAGGTCGCGCCCGAGATCCGACAGGCGCTGGTGGAGCGGGTGCAGCAGTCGGACCTCGGGTACCTGGACGGTCCGGGTCCGCTCGCGCCGGCGTTCGCCCGGTTCGCCGCCGACCGGTGGGGCTGGGAGCTCGACCCGGCGCGCGTGCACCTGGCGACCGACGTCAGCGTGGGGATCGTCGAGACGCTCCGACTCGCGCTGCCGGACGGCGGGCGGGTCGCGATCACGCCGCCGGTGTACCCGCCGTTCTTCGAGCTGATCGACGAGGCCCGATGTCAGGTGGAAGAGGTCCCCCTCACCGAGCGGTGGGGCGTCTACCGGCTCGACCTCGCCGGCCTGGAGCGGGTTTTTGCCGACGGGGTGCGCGTGTTCCTGCTCTGCAACCCGCACAACCCGATCGGGCTCGTGCACGACCGAGCCGACCTCGAGGCGCTGGCAGTGCTCGCCGCGCGGTACGACGTGCTGGTCGTCTCGGACGAGATCCACGCGCCGCTGACGCACCCCGGTGTGCAGTTCACCCCGTTCGCCGCGATCGCCGAGCCGCTTGGTGCACGCAGCGTCTGCGTGACGTCGGCGAGCAAGGGCTGGAACCTCGCCGGGGTCAAGTGCTCGGTGATCGTCGCCGGTGACGCCCGCACCGCCGAGCTCCTCGACACCCTGTGGGACGAGGTCGCCTGTCGGACGAGCATCCTCGGGCTGCACGCCAACCTGGCGGCGTTCTCGCTGGCGGTCGAGTGGCTCGACGACGTCATCGACCGGATCGTGGCGAACGACCGGCTGCTCGCGAAGCTGCTCGCCGAGCACCTGCCCGGGGTGGTCTACGCCAGGCCGCGTGCCGGGTACCTGGCGTGGCTGGACTTCCGCGGGCTCGGGCTGGGGGACGACCCGGCCGTGCAGCTCCGTGAGCACGCGTACGTCGCCCTGAACTCGGGCATGCCCTTCGGCACCGAGGGGCGTGGCTTCGCGCGGATCAACCTGGCGTGTTCGCCGGACACCCTGCGCGAGGCAGTGCTGCGGATCGCCGCCGCCTACCCGTCAGGGGCGCAGGAGGCCCTGGTCTGGCACACGGTCTGA
- a CDS encoding isocitrate lyase/phosphoenolpyruvate mutase family protein produces MSTSTADKASALKDLHEAPEILRVVNVWDAISAKTVAALPETRAIATAGHSIAASYGYEDGGMSLDLALQGARVVAEAVDLPVTADLDDGYEDPAETIRRAIGFGIVGANVEDRLRPFDEAVARVAAIMEAAEQEGVAFQLNARTDAIARGGDRPLDESIADAIARGKAFLDAGAPLVFVPGAIQRDVVERLVEGLGRGKLSVIGLPGALPAAEYQELGVARISYGPLTQRVALRALRDLATDLYGGGVVPEDTPALN; encoded by the coding sequence ATGAGCACCAGCACCGCCGACAAGGCGTCAGCCCTCAAGGACCTGCACGAAGCCCCCGAGATCCTGCGTGTCGTGAACGTCTGGGACGCGATCAGCGCCAAGACCGTCGCAGCCCTGCCCGAGACCCGCGCGATCGCCACCGCCGGACACTCCATCGCCGCGTCGTACGGGTACGAGGACGGCGGCATGTCCCTCGACCTGGCGCTGCAGGGCGCGCGGGTCGTGGCCGAGGCCGTCGACCTGCCCGTCACCGCCGACCTCGACGACGGGTACGAGGACCCGGCCGAGACCATCCGCCGCGCGATCGGCTTCGGCATCGTCGGCGCGAACGTCGAGGACCGCCTGCGGCCCTTCGACGAGGCCGTCGCCCGTGTCGCCGCCATCATGGAGGCAGCAGAACAGGAAGGCGTCGCGTTCCAGCTCAACGCCCGCACGGACGCCATCGCGCGGGGCGGCGACCGTCCGCTCGACGAGAGCATCGCCGACGCGATCGCCCGCGGCAAGGCCTTCCTCGACGCGGGTGCCCCGCTCGTGTTCGTCCCGGGAGCGATCCAGCGCGACGTCGTGGAACGGCTCGTCGAGGGTCTCGGTCGCGGCAAGCTCAGCGTCATCGGTCTCCCCGGAGCCCTGCCCGCCGCCGAGTACCAGGAGCTCGGCGTCGCCCGCATCTCCTACGGCCCGCTCACCCAGCGCGTCGCGCTGCGCGCGCTGCGTGACCTGGCCACCGACCTCTACGGCGGTGGTGTCGTGCCGGAGGACACGCCGGCCCTGAACTGA